The Episyrphus balteatus chromosome 4, idEpiBalt1.1, whole genome shotgun sequence genome includes a window with the following:
- the LOC129919896 gene encoding uncharacterized protein LOC129919896 isoform X1: MLGKRNKLDRIDRVERNDRLDRMDRNAEYALQAAIHAIQRMVAFTKEERFAETPIEGIEVRQEALADAWAQTKAAERQLSSAKDPLMMAEVERKMAEAEESYFLASAALKRKRIDLQPQEKERQEPQIAVQVSMPFSQHDVKNTWGEFDGTITKWQGFRDRFLAAVHDNDRIEPAYKFAYLKKSLVGKAARALGEWQLTGKNYIEAWNRINEMYHRQYATCRELLRQFFKLPILQGLATANELQRMVNVTHETLRQLKAQDIPVDGWDMIIVHVLHERMDGETACKWEEARSSEFPTVKEVCAFLEKRAIALGSAQDCRRRDPSRPSTSAQAIAMERQRERTDRQSERRINRQPERATERQQDRRSLSSRFGRTDESRKKPCQACFSMTHPLWDCPEFQALTLQARQNLVRDRNICPNCLKNGHSAKECFQGPCTRCPGRRMHNSMLCPIKEMGKEDLMVLRVQEQGKKRSGQTSGRKQKSD, translated from the exons ATGTTAGGAAAGAG aaataaattgGACAGAATCGATAGAGTGGAAAGAAACGATAGACTGGACAGAATGGACAGAAATGCAGAATATGCTCTGCAAGCGGCCATCCATGCAATACAACGCATGGTCGCCTTTACGAAAGAGGAAAGATTTGCCGAGACTCCTATCGAGGGAATAGAGGTCAGGCAGGAAGCGCTTGCCGATGCATGGGCGCAAACGAAAGCAGCCGAGAGACAGCTGTCATCAGCTAAAGATCCGCTGATGATGGCTGAAGTGGAGAGAAAGATGGCAGAGGCTGAGGAGAGCTATTTCTTGGCTTCTGCCGCTTTAAAGCGAAAGAGGATAGACTTGCAACCGCAAGAGAAGGAGAGACAGGAACCGCAAATTGCTGTCCAAGTTTCGATGCCATTCTCACAACATGATGTGAAGAACACATGGGGTGAATTTGACGGCACCATTACAAAATGGCAAGGGTTCCGGGACAGATTTTTGGCAGCTGTCCATGATAACGACCGCATCGAGCCTGCTTATAAGTTTGCCTATCTCAAAAAATCCTTGGTAGGCAAGGCAGCACGAGCTCTAGGAGAGTGGCAGCTGACCGGAAAGAATTACATCGAGGCTTGGAATCGAATAAACGAGATGTACCATCGACAGTACGCTACATGTCGAGAATTGCTGAGGCAATTCTTCAAGCTCCCTATTCTTCAAGGGCTGGCGACAGCGAACGAGTTGCAAAGAATGGTAAATGTAACTCACGAGACATTACGACAGCTAAAGGCGCAAGACATTCCCGTCGATGGGTGGGACATGATCATTGTGCATGTCCTACACGAGAGAATGGACGGAGAGACAGCATGTAAATGGGAAGAAGCTCGTTCCTCAGAGTTTCCCACCGTAAAGGAAGTTTGTGCCTTCCTCGAGAAAAGGGCAATAGCTCTGGGAAGTGCACAGGATTGCCGAAGGAGAGATCCCTCGAGACCATCCACATCGGCCCAGGCGATTGCGATGGAAAGACAGCGAGAAAGAACCGACAGACAGAGCGAAAGACGCATCAACAGACAACCGGAAAGAGCGACAGAGCGACAGCAGGATAGACGGTCATTGTCATCACGATTTGGCCGCACAGACGAAAGCCGAAAGAAGCCATGTCAGGCATGCTTCTCAATGACACATCCGCTTTGGGACTGCCCGGAGTTCCAAGCATTGACACTTCAAGCAAGGCAGAATTTGGTAAGAGACAGAAACATCTGTCCGAATTGTCTAAAGAACGGACATTCAGCGAAAGAGTGCTTCCAAGGTCCATGTACCAGATGTCCTGGTCGGCGAATGCATAACAGCATGCTATGTCCGATTAAAGAAATGGGCAAAGAAGATTTGATGGTGCTCCGAGTCCAGGAGCAAGGAAAGAAGAGAAGTGGACAGACCAGCGGACGAAAGCAAAAATCCGATTGA
- the LOC129919896 gene encoding uncharacterized protein LOC129919896 isoform X2, which yields MDRNAEYALQAAIHAIQRMVAFTKEERFAETPIEGIEVRQEALADAWAQTKAAERQLSSAKDPLMMAEVERKMAEAEESYFLASAALKRKRIDLQPQEKERQEPQIAVQVSMPFSQHDVKNTWGEFDGTITKWQGFRDRFLAAVHDNDRIEPAYKFAYLKKSLVGKAARALGEWQLTGKNYIEAWNRINEMYHRQYATCRELLRQFFKLPILQGLATANELQRMVNVTHETLRQLKAQDIPVDGWDMIIVHVLHERMDGETACKWEEARSSEFPTVKEVCAFLEKRAIALGSAQDCRRRDPSRPSTSAQAIAMERQRERTDRQSERRINRQPERATERQQDRRSLSSRFGRTDESRKKPCQACFSMTHPLWDCPEFQALTLQARQNLVRDRNICPNCLKNGHSAKECFQGPCTRCPGRRMHNSMLCPIKEMGKEDLMVLRVQEQGKKRSGQTSGRKQKSD from the coding sequence ATGGACAGAAATGCAGAATATGCTCTGCAAGCGGCCATCCATGCAATACAACGCATGGTCGCCTTTACGAAAGAGGAAAGATTTGCCGAGACTCCTATCGAGGGAATAGAGGTCAGGCAGGAAGCGCTTGCCGATGCATGGGCGCAAACGAAAGCAGCCGAGAGACAGCTGTCATCAGCTAAAGATCCGCTGATGATGGCTGAAGTGGAGAGAAAGATGGCAGAGGCTGAGGAGAGCTATTTCTTGGCTTCTGCCGCTTTAAAGCGAAAGAGGATAGACTTGCAACCGCAAGAGAAGGAGAGACAGGAACCGCAAATTGCTGTCCAAGTTTCGATGCCATTCTCACAACATGATGTGAAGAACACATGGGGTGAATTTGACGGCACCATTACAAAATGGCAAGGGTTCCGGGACAGATTTTTGGCAGCTGTCCATGATAACGACCGCATCGAGCCTGCTTATAAGTTTGCCTATCTCAAAAAATCCTTGGTAGGCAAGGCAGCACGAGCTCTAGGAGAGTGGCAGCTGACCGGAAAGAATTACATCGAGGCTTGGAATCGAATAAACGAGATGTACCATCGACAGTACGCTACATGTCGAGAATTGCTGAGGCAATTCTTCAAGCTCCCTATTCTTCAAGGGCTGGCGACAGCGAACGAGTTGCAAAGAATGGTAAATGTAACTCACGAGACATTACGACAGCTAAAGGCGCAAGACATTCCCGTCGATGGGTGGGACATGATCATTGTGCATGTCCTACACGAGAGAATGGACGGAGAGACAGCATGTAAATGGGAAGAAGCTCGTTCCTCAGAGTTTCCCACCGTAAAGGAAGTTTGTGCCTTCCTCGAGAAAAGGGCAATAGCTCTGGGAAGTGCACAGGATTGCCGAAGGAGAGATCCCTCGAGACCATCCACATCGGCCCAGGCGATTGCGATGGAAAGACAGCGAGAAAGAACCGACAGACAGAGCGAAAGACGCATCAACAGACAACCGGAAAGAGCGACAGAGCGACAGCAGGATAGACGGTCATTGTCATCACGATTTGGCCGCACAGACGAAAGCCGAAAGAAGCCATGTCAGGCATGCTTCTCAATGACACATCCGCTTTGGGACTGCCCGGAGTTCCAAGCATTGACACTTCAAGCAAGGCAGAATTTGGTAAGAGACAGAAACATCTGTCCGAATTGTCTAAAGAACGGACATTCAGCGAAAGAGTGCTTCCAAGGTCCATGTACCAGATGTCCTGGTCGGCGAATGCATAACAGCATGCTATGTCCGATTAAAGAAATGGGCAAAGAAGATTTGATGGTGCTCCGAGTCCAGGAGCAAGGAAAGAAGAGAAGTGGACAGACCAGCGGACGAAAGCAAAAATCCGATTGA
- the LOC129918240 gene encoding uncharacterized protein LOC129918240 — protein MASSAHNAVRALVQCAKDMELKFPTAAKAIQEDFYMDDCATGADSEVEAIKLSTEIDLILKSAGFELRKWSSNSRAFIENMNYEEQNSIVFQEDDKASILGLKWLLDRDQFTFVVKTPISEDIMTKRKVVSCIAQLYDPNGFLSPVTILGKILIQDIWRGKKD, from the coding sequence ATGGCATCATCGGCTCACAATGCAGTGAGAGCCTTGGTGCAATGTGCGAAAGATATGGAATTGAAATTTCCCACTGCCGCGAAGGCAATTCAAGAAGACTTCTACATGGATGACTGCGCCACAGGTGCTGATTCTGAAGTTGAAGCAATAAAGTTATCGACAGAAATCGACCTGATACTAAAGAGTGCAGGTTTCGAGCTAAGAAAATGGAGTTCGAATTCCAGAGCTTTCATAGAAAACATGAATTATGAGGAGCAAAATTCGATTGTATTCCAAGAAGACGACAAAGCGTCGATTCTGGGATTGAAATGGTTACTCGACAGAGATCAATTTACATTTGTAGTAAAGACACCAATATCTGAGGATATAATGACAAAGAGGAAAGTAGTTAGCTGTATAGCACAGTTGTACGATCCAAATGGATTTTTATCGCCAGTAACGATTCTTGGTAAAATTCTTATACAAGACATATGGCGAGGAAAGAAGGATTAG